Within the Musa acuminata AAA Group cultivar baxijiao chromosome BXJ2-9, Cavendish_Baxijiao_AAA, whole genome shotgun sequence genome, the region TCTTAACCTTCCCTTCTCATCGCCACAAACGATACCGCGGTCAATAAATAGGGGACGAATCCCGCTTCCTCGAGAGTGGCAGTAAGATCGTCAGATCCGACCTCGGCGATCGGTGCATCGAACGCCATCGTCGCCCCATCACCAGATCCGAAGCTTCATATCACACCTTCTTCGCATCCCGCTCTCCGTCTCGACCTCGAGCTCGGAAGAAGCATGACGAAAGGCTTCGCCGAGCTCTTCAGTTCCCGCCCCTTCGTCAAGATCTCCGCTCTCGCCCTCACTGCCATCGTCTCCTTCTACCTAGGCCGTCGTTGGTCCGACTCCTACCCCCAGCTAGTCTTCTTCACCAGCGGCGGCGCCTCCGACCGCCTCGCCTCCCCCTCCGTCGCCGTTTCCCCCAACGCCAACCTCACCCTCGACGTCTCCGCCCTCACCTCCAACACCACCCTCCTCCCCGGCGACGCTGACGCCCTGCCGCCGCTCGATGCTGATCTGCCCCCGTCCTCGCCGCCGCCGGAGGCGCGGAAGGTCGGGATCGTGGATGCGAACGGCACGATGAGCGTGGGCTTCGACGCGGGGGAGCTTGATCCTGATATGGCCGACGGATGGGATGACGAGGGGTCGGCGATTAATGAGACGGCGGGCATGGGGAGCGGGGAGGGGGAGAGGAGGGCTAGGGTCAAGATAGATAAGTTTAAGGTGTGTCCGCAGGAGATGAGGGAGTGGATCCCTTGTATGGATAACGAGGAGGTCATCAAGAAGCTCAATTCCACAGAGCGAGGGGAGAGATTCGAGCGGCATTGTCCGCTCGCGGGGAAGGGGTTGGATTGTCTAGTTCCGGCGCCACAGGACTACAAGAAACCAATTCCATGGCCCCAGAGCAGAGATGAGGTTGGGAACTCTCTCATGCCGAATTTTGTTGGATAATTGATTGCTTCAGGCGACTTGATCCTTCTTGTGGTAGACGTAGCTTATGATTCGCTTCTAATAACTCAGTTTACTGCTGCATATTTGTGATAGCTCGAGATATCATTGACAAGCATGGGTAATTTTTATTTGGTACTGGTTTCCATAAGCTCTCTCTTAGATGACTCTTTTCCATTttataattgcatgttttatattGTTTAATCAGCAAGACATAATCAGCATAGTGACTTTTGAGCAGTGAAACTTTCCTATGGTTGTTAATTAGGGCAAGATGCAACTAAGTTGATGTCAACTAAGTTAAGAAGCAAATCAAGAGTAGTGGCTTGGTTCTTGATtcagatttgatttgattttgtcATCGTCTGAATTTAACTGGATCTCGGGAACCATCGATGGTTTGTCCAAGTATTGTGGGACTAGGTAAAAACCAAGGGATCAAACTTGGTTGTTACTATAGAATCTTTTAGAGGATCCTTTGGGTCGAAGAAGGGATCTTATCTTTGGAACACTGGAATTTTGTATGGTGATAAAGTTTTAGATTCTGATGTAGTGGTTTCATATATGACttaagtttgagatagtttattgAGTTGAGGCCTCATTTGAAGGTTGTCTCTAGGAGGGGTAAGATCCAGATTGACGTTCTCCTAGTAATATAATTTTGTTGTGGCCTGACAAATAGAGATGGGCATATAAACACCTTAGGCACAGGTAACCtaatatcaaaattttcagatatcAACGTGACTCAACAAGCCCATAAATTTAATTGCTGAGAACACTTGATATTCATTGGGGTCCAGAATTTTGATTTTATGGTATATGCATGCTCTGCTGTGATTCAACTGTTCCATAAGGATCTTCATACTAGAAACTTTGATCCATAAATACAAGCTCCGATGGAAGTTAGAGACCATGCAAACTTTTAATTATCCAGATTAGAAACTTTGATCCATAAACACAAGATCCAATGGAAGTTATAGACCATGTGAAGTTCTGATTATCTGTAATTAATATTCCTGTATTTTtccttctcatatttttcttactATAGATGTCCTGCTGTGCTGCAATATCAGGTATGGTATAGCAACGTACCACATACACGCTTGGTCGAAGACAAAGGAGGACAAAATTGGATCTCTAGGGACAAAGATAAGTTCAAATTCCCAGGAGGTGGGACCCAATTTATCCATGGAGCAAATCAATATCTGGATCAGATTTCTCGGGTACTATAGTTTTCATAAGTCCAAAGATGTTTAGACTTTAATTTTGCTGATGCTTTTAGGTTTCTCTCTGTATCTATTATCTGTGTGCTTATTTCTTTCACTAGATATGCAGATGGTTCCAGATATTGCATTTGGCAATCACACACGAGTTGCCCTAGATGTTGGGTGTGGTGTAGCTAGTTTTGGTGCCTTTCTACTCTCACGCAATGTGGTCACCATGTCTGTGGCTCCAAAAGATGTTCATGAAAATCAGATTCAATTTGCTCTTGAACGTGGTGTGCCTGCTATGGTCGTAGCTTTTGCAACACACCGTTTGCCATATCCAAGCCAGGCATTTGATCTGATTCATTGTTCAAGATGTAGAATAAACTGGACCCGTGATGGTATGTTATTCTTTAGTTCCCTGAAACATATTCTCAGTAATTCGTATTTATCATTATTGGAGCATGTAGGGACACACAATACAATCGCAAGTATTGTACTTGAAAGTATTGAAACATTTTGTGTTAAGTACTGGCACCATCATACCTATATCTTTTTCCTTGCATTTACTTGTCAGGCTCTGTAGAAATTGTTTAAAAATACCTTTGGCTTATTTTATTATCCAAATACACAGTGCAGAAAGGCTAGAGAACATACTCCTAAGTGACCTAAGAAGTGCTTTATAATGTTTGTTAAAGAATAGCTGCAAAAAGAATCTTCAATTTAGCACTCAGATTTTTCTGATGATGGGGGCATATTTTAGTTATAATTTGCATTTTTAGTTGTTGTTCAAGTACTGTAGTTATCTATTACTACTAATTCTGGTTTCGTAATAAGAacatgttacagattttcacttttGTATGAAACTCAATTTGATTAATTAGCTGTATGTAGTAGTCTTTTTATAAAAATGTGATAATAAAATTGCATATTACATTCAACATTTCCACCAAGGTAGCATAGGGAATTCTTTATGAGCATGATTGACTTTTTTATTATGTAACTCAGGTTTTCTGTAAGAGACCTAAACTAGACCCGATATATCCTCGGAAGCCTGTTATCAATTAGATATTTGTCCACTATTTTTAAGACCCATGTAACTAAGTCTTGCTCTTCTTCGTGCTAAAAGCATGCTTCTTCATGTCATTCTTGGGATAGTTCAAGTGTTGTGCTATGCCTCCTTAGATGTATCATTGACTGAAAATGCACACTGTTTTAAGTTTCACTTGCTGCGCATTTTAGATTTTctcttcaatataatttttttttaactaaaaggTATCAAGCCGTATAGTTATGTAATAGTTGTACAAGACCTGAATCACTTTTCCTTTTCATATCAGAGATATTAACCTAATAAAAGTTTGAATTTTTATACTGTAATGTTCAAAATAATTTACTAATCAACTGATTTATTTATCGATACTTTTGGTGAAGATGGGATTTTGCTTCTCGAGGTCAACAGATTACTCAGAGCTGGAGGGTACTTTGTTTGGGCAGCACAACCTGTTTATAAGCATGAAGAGATCCAACAAGAGGCATGGAAAGGTATCTCCTTCCTAAATTATAATTCTATTCAGTCTATGTATTGTCTATATTGTACCATAAAATTCACAGGCTGCAACTCAATATTTCTTAAGCAATGATAGGGTTGTAAGGTTCCAAGGAGAATCTGTAGTCTCATAAATAACAACAAGAACAACAAGCCATAATGGAACAACTATCTGGAGTTGGTACATGGATTTTTGCCCTCATTAAGCTCTATACAAGATGACATCACTGGTCAAGTCAAGGCATTCAAAAAACCTCATAAACCTCCTAGCATGCTGGAAATCAATAATTTAACCTGGGTACAGTTCTGCATCATATAAGCTTTCTGTTGTCAatgattatgatattttttcGTCCATCCACTAAGTGATGAAAAAATGATGTTTTGTATAGCCTATTCTTTTTCAATGAAATAATAAATTGGCTTTTGTAGTTTCATTGCTATCATCATTAGCTTTTGATGTGTGGCGTGCCTAGGTAGTGCAATTCCAAACCATCTATTTATTATACTGTAGAATCATCCAAACCTTTTCCTGTCGATGCATATAGCATATATCATCCCAGAAGGTTTTCATGGAGACTTGAGGAaactttatgatgatatgatcagCCATGGACCTGACCACCCTCTGAAGCTTATTGCCCAATTTCCCATCCGATCTAAATTAGATGAGAGCGATTGCCTCAAACCTGCCAGACTTTTGTGTTGTAGGTATATCTTTCCTTTTTCATGCAGTTTAGACTCATCAATCAGGGAGCATCTCTGAAGTGTCCTAAACATGATAGTAAGTTTTAGAAATGTCCTAAACATGATAGTAAGTTTTAGAAATGAAAGGTTCCACTGCAGCCAGAGAGTAGTAAGTGCAATATGTTTTAGAAGAGTCTTCCTGAAAGGTATTTTGTTCATCCATACCATGGATGGCCAACAGAAAATATAATATGCTTAAAGGCCATATGGCACATGCCAATTGTGACGATTCTAACCACAACTAGGAAAAGTGAGAAGAGATCATCTCACACATGGATAATTTGGGAATTTACCCTTTTGTTTCTGCATAATGTGCTTCTGAAttcttataagattcatctttcaCTTTCTGTAATTGTATTACTGACACATTTGATTCATGTACAGATATGGAGGACCTCACAGCAAGTATTTGTTGGCAACTTGTGAAGAAGGAGGGTTATATTGCCATATGGCAGAAGCCTTTGAATAATTCATGCTACATGAATCGTGACTCTGGAGTCCAACCACCTTTATGTGATGCAGAGGATCAGCCAAACAAAGTTTGGTATCTTCATTAACTTTCAGTTAAAATTGCTGCTTAGTGGCAGGAAAGGTTAATAAATAATCATTTGCTATGTTGCTATCAGGTCCGATGGGTAACTGACCTTAACCTGATAGGACTGAACCACTTGCCCAAAATACTAAAAGTCAAAATTAATGGTCATAGATCTACGCTAACAGTCTAAACTAACTAAAATTTCCTCTCACTTACAATGTGGGGCTAAATTGGATATCGCATGCTAGGTGCAATGATAATTGTCCTTACCAAAAAAAGTTCCTTGACCAAAATACTCAAGTGATCATCATCAGATTTATCCTTGATTTTCTTGCCTATTGTACATGCAACAATGATGGAAAATCCTTCTCAAACACCAAATGATGCTTCTTCTAGTGTCATGTCTCATTGGGTGCTGAAGCAACATTTGCTACCCAGTATCAGAATTAAAAGATAACAGATGATATTCTTTCACTGATCATATCCGTTCGACGTATGACAGCGGAAAACTAAGTTTAAGCTTCTATATGAAATTTGAAAGGCTGTTATGGGCTTTGATTTTTATGAATGTACCACgtaattttttttctcatgatcctgcaattttttttttcacttgttaATTTTACACATCAATATTTTCTGTATTATTTTTATAAGCATTTTCAAGCTTGCAATCCCTCTAAACTCCATTTTCATACTTTTCAGCTTATCTTTCCAACGACAGTGCAACCAATAAAGTATCATCTTTTAGTGTTAAAACCTCCAGATAAAGGAAATGAACATAGTTGCCCAAAGTAAAACTAACCAGTGAAAAactaaaaacaaatttaatacaGTTTTTTAGGCATAAGAAATCATTTAAtggtgcacttgtttcttgggtgCTTAAAAAGCTCTATATTTTGGTTTGTTGGGTATAAGTATCAACATAATCATGACTAGGGTGCAAGAATCCGTTCACTGTTGCTAATGCCAACTGCATATTTATAATGCTTCTTGAATGGTCTCGATTCATCTTCATTTGTTTTGCTAGCTCCTTAACTTCTTTTAAGCTTCTCTCAGGTATGTTGACCTAAAACCATGCATCACCCGCCTTCCTGAAAATGGATTTGAAGCAAATGTTTCTTCATGGCCTGCTCGGTTTCACAATCCTCCACAAAGGCTCCAAGAAGTTGACATGGATGCTTATGTAGCGAAAAATGATCTTTTCAAGGCAGAATCAGCATACTGGAATGAAATTGTTGAGAGTCACATTCGTATCTTCCGTTGGAAAGAAATGGAGCTGCGTAATGTGATGGACATGAGAGCTGGTCTTGGAGGGTGAGTCTTTTGTCTTTGCAGTAACTCAAACTGAACTGTTGTGTCCTGGTATTCGGCATTTTCAAGTGTTGCAAATAACATCTGTACAAAACCAATTTcaagtataaaaaaaattcaaaatcagcAGTATTTTATTGATACTTATCAATTCCATGATGTTAACTAGGACTATTGTATTTGATGCAGTAATGACAAGTTTATGTAAACCCAAACTAGTACAATTTTGATGACTGATGATGAGTTAAAATTATTCCAGCGGACTAGTCTTAACTTGTATCCTTAGTAGAATACTTCtgcaaattgatgataaataaacATTGTTAGTCAAGTATGTTAGAGAATTGAGAATATAGCTAATAGAGTTTTATCGCTTGCTTCATGGTTGTTCTTAGTCATACAGACATAAATCCACTGCCATCATAAAGTTTGCCTAAATTAATCCTCTTCGATTTTTCTGCTTCTGTAATTATGGATAATGCAAAATCCACATTCTCAACATTTTATTCTGACAGATATAATGCAATATACGTCACACGCATGCCTCTCTTTCTGCGTGTTTGTCAATTTAggaatattttattattctttttgtcTGCCTTTTCTACATTCCTATCAATAATGTGTGTGTGCCTTCCTGCAATGTATGCCTAGCATATGGTTTAAGGGTAAGATCATTTTAAAGATAAAATATTATTCCATGAATATCAACTTTTTAATTAGTTACAGTACTGTGTGCGGCATCTCTTGATGAACACAATCAGATTCTATGTCATCCATAGATGACCACATGGTAGTGCCACTGTACTAAAATGAAGTAACTCTATGTTATTGTTTGAATTAACTCTCAAATTTTTACCTGCACAGAGACCTTCATCATTATGATCCTTTCTTTCAATGACTTGTGTTCTAGATTACATGCTTCTTTTAGTTTTGTTCCATGAGTTCATTACTTCAGTCTAACTGTGAGAAAAAATGAGGGTTATATTCATTCTGTAGTCCCAGATTCCAATGAGTTTTGCTTTTTGGACAGTGATCGGTTGCTACACAGTATAATATTTGTCTCAAGTTTGTTTCAGGTTTGCAGCTGCACTGATCAATCAACAAATTGATTGTTGGGTGATGAATGTCATTCCAATCAGCGGGCCAAACACATTGCCGGTAATATATGATCGTGGACTTATAGGAGTGACCCATGACTGGTATGCTCGATGCACTATTTCAAATCTTTCTGATTTTTAGTATCATCAACTGGGTTTTCTTTTTTGAAATTTACATAATAATGTTGAGCTGAAAGTTTGCTgtaaataaagaaagaaattttCTGCAACTCGATCAATGTAGATGTATCTGTTTTCCTCTTCATTTCCACGTTGTCTTATTCAGCTGATGTAAATTGATTTAGTTGCCCAACACAATCGATGTTGATGTATTTGGTTTTCCTCTGCATTTTCATATTGTCTGTCTTGTTTAAGTCTAATTTTCTCATCCATGTGACCTTGACTTTGGCATAACTACAGTAGTTGGCGTGTGAGGAAAATGACATGTGACATATACAACTCGAAAGGAATTTTATGTTCGGAAAGAGACAGCTCTTCCTACAAGTCTGCTATTTCTTATCTTAGTCAGGTCATTTATAATCTAATTAACAATCATGATTAAGTCATAATAATCTAATAAATATTTGTGGTTAAGTCATTTACTTTTCTCATGACTCGTAACTAGCAGTAATGCATTTCCTAATGGGTAGTTTTATCTTGTCCCTCTTCTGATTTGTTTTTCCTTTACCAACAGGTGTGAGCCGTTTGATACATATCCAAGAACTTATGACTTATTGCATGCATCTGGCCTATTCTCTCAAGAGCAGAAAAGGTAATTTGAACTCTATCGTAATGTTTAGATGTGAACAAACATAGAATTCTGTCCATGTTTTCTTATCGATGTTATGGATATGATAGCTTGCCTTTCCTTGCCAATCTCACCATGATCATGGTGATTGAACACTATGCAGAATATTATGCCTATCGTGCAGAATATACATACAGATATTAGACCTGCAATGTGTTAAAGACTCCTTAAATTTCTCTGGCCACCAGGTGCAACATCTCAAGCATCTTGTTGGAGATGGATCGTATGCTAAGACCCGGCGGTCGTGTTTATATTCGCGATTCAAAATATATCATGGAAGAGATTTTAGACATTACACTGGCCATGGGATGGAGGAGTGACCTGCGCGACACCTCTGAAGGCCCATATGCTAGCAGGAAGCTGTTGCTGTGCAATAAGCCATTCTCCTAGAAGTTTTGCAGGTTATTATATTTATTCTCTTTCGGAGGTTTTTTTCCTTTCTCGTTACATTCTTCTGCACAATGGGGCGGAAGAGGTGtagcttctgcatctttttcgtcGCCAATGAGTAGTAGTGGTTTTGTTGTAACAGCTAATCTTATTCTACTATAAAGAACGGTAATGTAAACATCTTCTGCATTTGTCACCAACTCTCTCGAATCAAGAATATCTCATCAAGCTGTCGTAAGATTTATGTTTAGCATGATCTGAGGGTGTTTTTTTGCTTTCCACCGAGAACATGTGTATGCAATATTTTTCTGAACAATATTAACAAGTGATCAAGAACAAATCACACTTACTCTActtgctgcaaactgcctgctctcTACAATTTGGTGATACATCAAATAAATTCACAGGAGAAATAAGATGTACATCGAATTATATATGTGTAATTGATGTTGATTGAAGAATTTAGCAAAGCTTTAGCTTAAGAATGCAAGTGGAATTCTGGATTCTTGGGAAGTCCACTAAGCCCATCGATCTACTTTTAACGCCCAACACCGAGATTAATCGTACATTGTTCTTGCGATGTGGGCTGCAGATTTCAAACAAGTTAATAATATTTTTCGTACGTAAAGATACTGTCAACGAAATATGTCGAGAGTTTTTGTTGTTCTACTCAGAGGAGAGGGCAGCGATGGAGGAGCACATGGCAGGAAGGGTAGCGTCGGTCATGGATGACCGGAGGTAAAGAATGAGGATTAATGgctttggtgtgtgtgtgtggagcAAAAGAAAGGTTGCATTGATTAAGCAGATTAGGGCATGGTGTGGCAGATTATTAAGCACCCAAAAATGTTAGATATGTTTGTGAAGAGAACATGGAATCAATCAGGAGGTGTGTGCCGATCAGCCTCCTATTTATTGTTGAAGAGGCGCTCTTCAGATAGAGACAAAGCGTAGGGATAAAATCTATATACAGTAGATCATGTGTTAGATTCTCTTCTCTAAGAATACGTGGTAAGTCGTGACCATGCAGGAGTACTCGTTTAGTCCATCCTTGATGATGTGCGATGTACGTATGATGTAGAAATCAACTTCAACTTCCAACTGCCACAATGCACTACTACTACTCTCTTACAGCTGAACACTCTCGTACTCTTCACCTCTCGGCCTGCTAATAAGACAAAATGTGTGTAGTACACCAACGGCGGCGTCATTGTTCTAAGAAAGCAAGCTGAAGAACTTGCATAGAGAGAAACCTACGTCACCAAAAACAAACTATTAACACAACAAAATCATCATCTAAATAATTTTTAGCTGCTGACAAAGAGTAAAATTAGAGTACATCCAAAAGTCTGATATACAAGAAGATTACGCCGCCTAGTACTTGGTGGTAGGTGTCAAATGCAAATAGAATCACAAAGAGCAGGAAATCAAGGAAAGTTAAATCTCACTGTGGTGACCATAAATTAATGGCTAGTGGCCTTCCTTGCTCTAAGAGATTCCAGGGCCTTCTCCCGAAGCTTGATCTCAAGCTGCTTCTCCTCGGACTCTGTTTCTTCTGCGTCAGCTATGTGAGGACCCTTCCTAGTCGCAGCTTCATCATCTGATTTGCCAGCATCACTGTGCTCTTTCTCAAAATCAGATGGGGGCATCACGGTATCCATCGGCCGCATTTTAAGCTTGCTCGCACGGCGTTCTAACCTCTTCTGGTGCTTCTCTTCGCGCTTTCTTCGTCTTTCCTCCTTGCGTAAccttctttcttccttccttcttctcttAGCTTCCTTCTTAGCTTCAGGATCAGAATCAGATTCAGAACTGTCATCTGAACCCTTTTTATGCTCGTACTTTTTATGCTTTCTCTTCTCGGAACTCCTGTTTTTGGGAGTATCAGTCCCTTCCAAATCCGAAGGATTGCTTTGACTGCTTGTCTCTTGTTTTCTCTTGGGTCTTTTGAAGTGTTTTGTATCATATTCCATTTCGTTCGGAGATTCTGATGAAACTTGTCGTACGTGTCTTGTAGGAAGATCCATATTACTGCCAGGCATAAATATGATTTGTCAAATATCCATGCAGCTACTAGGCTATGTTGACAAAGAACTGTTTCTACAGAAAAGCAGAATAAAAGGAGGGGGTGGAGGGAAAAGACGAATATTTCACCGTCTGTTTGGTCCAAGCCCATCAGACTTGTAAACTCAAAATAAATATGCCAGAAGAGTTACAGAACTATTAAAAAAGATTTGACTCAAATAGAAGTTAAGCATTACCAATTCTAAACAGGTCCAAATAAACCAAAATGTAAATGGTGAGCCAATGTTCAGGGAGATTTGCTTTCATTTTGGTAGACAATTGCTGCACCCACCATCTCTTTCAATTCTTGCAGGCTCAATGTTGAACGAAAAACTTACATGCTTCTCTCTGATACCTGTTCTTCCTCCACTGTGACAGATCCAACAACTATTTTATTCCTTTTGACTAGAAGCACTCCTTGCATAGTTTTTCactacgcactccaccttccattCTCTACATGCCACCCCAACATTCTGCCTTCAAAATCCTTAGATCTAGTTTTCTGTTGCTTCAGCACTGTTAAAACCTAGCAAATCTAACTTCAACTTGTTTTCCTTTTTAGGTGGACACTCACAAATTATTACACTGACTTATAAGAAATTACTTATCAGAATGTGCTAGAATTTTAGCTCTACTTCAATCTTATTTGTTTTAAGTTTTAACATCAAGAATGGTTCCTGTTGAACTGTGTTAACACTTACAGTCATGCTTTTAAAGGTTTAGCAGTTGTAAGTGTTTGCATGCCTATTATTCACCGAGATTAGCTAACAAGAATATCTACTTGGGTGCATCAGAAAGGGAACAGAAAAGGATATGGGGAAATTTACTTCAGGACAGAAGAAAACTATGAGAAATTAAGACAAaagcaaaatataggatgctgatCACCTGTTATGTTCACTTTCACTCTGTTTTAACTTCACATTAGTAGGATGACCTCGAGTACCTGGAGAGTGATCAACTGCTAATACATTATACATATATCCAACTAAATTAATTAGCATGAGATATTTTCTTCTTTGCATATGCTAGTGAATTTTTACCTTTCTTGGATGAGGATTCAGTTCTATGATGGGCATCCTCCCTGATAATCAGAATGTGCATGGTCTTAGAATCAAGGAAAAGATTTTAAATTGCATAGAATGAAAGAAAAGGCTTTACCTGACAGGACTAGCTTGTTCCTCTTTGCCATTCCTTCCTTGGCTTTTGTGAAGCCTTTGCTTTTCAGTTTTTTTAGCGGCATTTTCAGCGACCCTGCAATATCATTTAGTGATCAATCCTTATCATGTCTATAAAAGTCTATGTCTAGAATGAGTGCAAACATCATTTGCAACATAGAAGCACCTATCTGTCAAAAAAGAGGCTAAGCTAAGAACATCTGTAGCAATATACCATAAAGATATGTTACACTCTCCATAAAGATGTCAAACTAAAGACAATGAGTAAACAGGAACTGCTATAAGAACTACCTCTCAGATGTATATTCATCCTGATATCTTTTGGAATCAAAGCCATTAGTTCTCCTATCAGTTTCCCTACTTGAATCTCTACGAGCCGGATTAGATGGGCTACTACTCATGTAAGGGCTCCGACTCCTGCACATATATTAGCAGTTCAGACATGGTATACAAACTGAAGCATTGGGAATAATCAGATAGCCTAAAACAGATAAGAATATCTCAGCATCAGGACCTCTTCCTTGCACCCAGAGACACTTGAGAATCTGCACGATAGATTCTTGGTGAATGCAGAGGAGACGTCTTTCTCTGTTGTGGAGACTTATGTGGGGCCGGTCTCCTCAGAGGAGACAAAGAACCATGCGTTGAAGGAGATAAAGGCCTGTGCCTAATAGGAGATTGGTCATGCATCAGAGAAGGTGACCTCCTGGAGCGTGTCGGAGAGGGTGACCTCCTGGGCCGTGTCAGAGAGGGTGACCTCCTGCGGTGCATGGGAGATGGGGACCTCCTGCGGTGCATGGGAGATGGGGACCTCCTGCGGCGCATGGGAAATGGGGACCTCCTACGGTGCACAGGAGAGGGTGATCTCCTGCGGCGCATGGGAGAGGGTGACCTGCGACGTGTGGGAGAGGGTGACCTCCTACGGTGCATGGGAGAAGGTGACCTCCTGTTGCGCGAGGGAGAGGGTGACCTTCTGCGGCGTATGGAAGAGGGTGATCTCCTGCGGCTTTGTACTGGGGACCTATGGTGTGAGGGAGAAGGAGACCTACGGCGCAAGAATGATGGAGACCTTGATGATCTTCGTTGAATGAGTGGAGGAGATCTATGCCTTGATTTTGAAGGTGATCCTCGTCTACCATAAGGTGATCTGTGCCTCGAAGGTGACCAGTTATTCCGTGGGGAATATCTGCGGCGAGGAGAAATGGAACTTCGAGCTGTAGACTTGTGCCGCCTTTCAGATGGAATGGAGTGCCTGCCCGGAGAATGATACTGCCTAATAGGTGAAACTGAATGCCCTTGGGACTGAGATGAAACAGAGACACTCCTTGATCGTCCATTC harbors:
- the LOC135622452 gene encoding probable methyltransferase PMT11; the protein is MTKGFAELFSSRPFVKISALALTAIVSFYLGRRWSDSYPQLVFFTSGGASDRLASPSVAVSPNANLTLDVSALTSNTTLLPGDADALPPLDADLPPSSPPPEARKVGIVDANGTMSVGFDAGELDPDMADGWDDEGSAINETAGMGSGEGERRARVKIDKFKVCPQEMREWIPCMDNEEVIKKLNSTERGERFERHCPLAGKGLDCLVPAPQDYKKPIPWPQSRDEVWYSNVPHTRLVEDKGGQNWISRDKDKFKFPGGGTQFIHGANQYLDQISRMVPDIAFGNHTRVALDVGCGVASFGAFLLSRNVVTMSVAPKDVHENQIQFALERGVPAMVVAFATHRLPYPSQAFDLIHCSRCRINWTRDDGILLLEVNRLLRAGGYFVWAAQPVYKHEEIQQEAWKDMEDLTASICWQLVKKEGYIAIWQKPLNNSCYMNRDSGVQPPLCDAEDQPNKVWYVDLKPCITRLPENGFEANVSSWPARFHNPPQRLQEVDMDAYVAKNDLFKAESAYWNEIVESHIRIFRWKEMELRNVMDMRAGLGGFAAALINQQIDCWVMNVIPISGPNTLPVIYDRGLIGVTHDWCEPFDTYPRTYDLLHASGLFSQEQKRCNISSILLEMDRMLRPGGRVYIRDSKYIMEEILDITLAMGWRSDLRDTSEGPYASRKLLLCNKPFS
- the LOC135622453 gene encoding uncharacterized protein LOC135622453 isoform X2; its protein translation is MSGGFFRGTSAEQDTRFSNKQAKLLKSQKFAAELDHPVDMTKVQMDVIRPWIATRVTELLGFEDEVLINFVYGLLDGKEVDGKQIQIQLTGFLEKNTGKFMKELWGLLLSAQNNASGVPQQFLNAKEEEMKKRKVESDRITEEIQKRKEKEGRDFEQGNKRRMDVEADNSRLANATSGWSSEHPLDKTSSVQPETERDVDMRRSPILKGRNGRSRSVSVSSQSQGHSVSPIRQYHSPGRHSIPSERRHKSTARSSISPRRRYSPRNNWSPSRHRSPYGRRGSPSKSRHRSPPLIQRRSSRSPSFLRRRSPSPSHHRSPVQSRRRSPSSIRRRRSPSPSRNRRSPSPMHRRRSPSPTRRRSPSPMRRRRSPSPVHRRRSPFPMRRRRSPSPMHRRRSPSPMHRRRSPSLTRPRRSPSPTRSRRSPSLMHDQSPIRHRPLSPSTHGSLSPLRRPAPHKSPQQRKTSPLHSPRIYRADSQVSLGARKRSRSPYMSSSPSNPARRDSSRETDRRTNGFDSKRYQDEYTSERVAENAAKKTEKQRLHKSQGRNGKEEQASPVREDAHHRTESSSKKGTRGHPTNVKLKQSESEHNSNMDLPTRHVRQVSSESPNEMEYDTKHFKRPKRKQETSSQSNPSDLEGTDTPKNRSSEKRKHKKYEHKKGSDDSSESDSDPEAKKEAKRRRKEERRLRKEERRRKREEKHQKRLERRASKLKMRPMDTVMPPSDFEKEHSDAGKSDDEAATRKGPHIADAEETESEEKQLEIKLREKALESLRARKATSH
- the LOC135622453 gene encoding uncharacterized protein LOC135622453 isoform X1, whose protein sequence is MSGGFFRGTSAEQDTRFSNKQAKLLKSQKFAAELDHPVDMTKVQMDVIRPWIATRVTELLGFEDEVLINFVYGLLDGKEVDGKQIQIQLTGFLEKNTGKFMKELWGLLLSAQNNASGVPQQFLNAKEEEMKKRKVESDRITEEIQKRKEKEGRDFEQGNKRRMDVEADNSRLANATSGWSSEHPLDKTSSVQPETERDVDMRRSPILKGRNGRSRSVSVSSQSQGHSVSPIRQYHSPGRHSIPSERRHKSTARSSISPRRRYSPRNNWSPSRHRSPYGRRGSPSKSRHRSPPLIQRRSSRSPSFLRRRSPSPSHHRSPVQSRRRSPSSIRRRRSPSPSRNRRSPSPMHRRRSPSPTRRRSPSPMRRRRSPSPVHRRRSPFPMRRRRSPSPMHRRRSPSPMHRRRSPSLTRPRRSPSPTRSRRSPSLMHDQSPIRHRPLSPSTHGSLSPLRRPAPHKSPQQRKTSPLHSPRIYRADSQVSLGARKRSRSPYMSSSPSNPARRDSSRETDRRTNGFDSKRYQDEYTSERVAENAAKKTEKQRLHKSQGRNGKEEQASPVREDAHHRTESSSKKVDHSPGTRGHPTNVKLKQSESEHNSNMDLPTRHVRQVSSESPNEMEYDTKHFKRPKRKQETSSQSNPSDLEGTDTPKNRSSEKRKHKKYEHKKGSDDSSESDSDPEAKKEAKRRRKEERRLRKEERRRKREEKHQKRLERRASKLKMRPMDTVMPPSDFEKEHSDAGKSDDEAATRKGPHIADAEETESEEKQLEIKLREKALESLRARKATSH